A single genomic interval of Streptococcus oralis subsp. dentisani harbors:
- a CDS encoding Spaf_1101 family AAA-like ATPase produces MLQFVLSQDCDKQSKLEFLCNHANAFVLYVLEETEYIIEVSLPDVKQENKDNILQYYGQNRENRFGYSYRFNSDSIKEWTRSQYTKVYKVEGNYFRLVDKTRILEKMFDRRYSVNELVRTADGEKITEFISNLMIKNKKLPRPDYGLRTQTLESFEVKLKELDEYLKQRKQLILEIIEDFNETQIGKLRICYEQIDRWEEPHFESYLFKNSRSSFYNYRISMQDVADVLYLIYRELGMKEFVKVIVRQNIPNKYFMLLKSISEDNFAKQENNWRDKSEINEYNITHLKTSIYSLIENSSLLNEFKRVLKAHVANERLFLEFNINSKETPQQLDILYKEVGVLSLGQKVVAMLDFLLAYSDYSKDFRPLIIDQPEDNLDNRYIYRHLVQQFRDVKAQRQIILATHNATIVTNSMTDQVVIMESDGVNGWIESQGYVSEKYIKNHIINQLEGGKDSFKHKMSIYETALSE; encoded by the coding sequence ATGTTACAATTTGTACTTTCTCAAGATTGTGATAAGCAAAGCAAATTGGAATTTCTATGTAACCATGCAAATGCTTTTGTACTCTATGTTTTAGAAGAAACTGAATATATTATTGAAGTTAGTTTGCCAGATGTCAAACAAGAAAATAAGGATAATATTTTACAATATTATGGGCAAAATCGAGAGAATAGGTTTGGCTATTCTTATAGATTTAATTCTGACTCTATTAAAGAATGGACACGGTCTCAGTACACAAAAGTTTATAAAGTTGAAGGTAACTATTTTAGATTAGTTGATAAAACTAGAATTTTAGAGAAAATGTTTGATAGGAGATATTCTGTTAATGAGTTAGTTAGAACAGCTGACGGTGAAAAAATTACAGAATTTATTTCTAATTTAATGATTAAAAATAAAAAATTACCGAGACCAGACTATGGGCTAAGAACTCAGACACTCGAATCGTTTGAAGTAAAATTAAAGGAACTTGATGAATATTTAAAACAGCGGAAGCAATTAATACTCGAAATCATTGAGGATTTTAATGAAACTCAGATTGGTAAGTTAAGAATTTGTTATGAGCAAATTGATAGATGGGAAGAACCGCATTTCGAAAGTTATCTTTTCAAGAATAGTCGTTCTTCGTTTTATAATTATAGAATTAGTATGCAAGATGTAGCAGACGTTTTATATCTTATCTATCGGGAATTAGGAATGAAAGAATTTGTTAAAGTCATTGTAAGACAAAATATCCCTAATAAGTATTTTATGCTTTTAAAAAGTATCTCTGAAGATAATTTTGCAAAACAAGAAAATAATTGGAGAGATAAATCTGAAATTAATGAATACAACATTACGCATTTAAAAACGAGTATCTACTCTTTAATTGAGAATAGTAGTTTATTAAATGAGTTTAAAAGAGTTTTAAAAGCGCATGTAGCTAATGAAAGGTTATTTTTGGAATTTAATATTAACTCCAAAGAAACCCCACAACAACTTGATATTCTCTATAAAGAAGTTGGTGTATTAAGTTTGGGACAAAAAGTTGTAGCCATGCTTGATTTTTTATTAGCGTATAGTGATTATTCTAAAGACTTCAGACCATTGATTATTGATCAGCCTGAAGATAATCTAGACAATCGTTATATTTACAGGCATTTAGTTCAGCAGTTTAGAGATGTGAAAGCTCAACGTCAAATTATTTTAGCAACACATAATGCTACAATTGTAACAAATTCTATGACAGATCAAGTTGTTATTATGGAGTCAGATGGAGTTAACGGATGGATTGAATCACAGGGATATGTTAGTGAAAAATATATAAAAAATCATATCATCAATCAATTAGAGGGAGGGAAAGATTCCTTCAAGCATAAAATGTCTATATATGAGACGGCTTTATCAGAGTAG
- the pezT gene encoding type II toxin-antitoxin system toxin PezT — MGIQDYTDSQFKQALARNIRSLTRGKKSSKQPIAILLGGQSGAGKTTIHRIKQKEFQGNIVIIDGDSFRSQHPHYLELQQAYGKDSVEYTKDFAGKMVESLVTELSHLGYNLLIEGTLRTIDVPKETAQHLKSKGYEVQLAIIATKPELSYLSTLIRYEELYAINPNQARATPKEHHDFIVNHLVDNTRQLEELAIFERIQIYQRDRSCVYDSKENTAPAADILQELLFGEWSQVEKEMLKVGEKRLNELLEK; from the coding sequence ATGGGAATCCAAGATTATACCGATAGTCAATTTAAACAGGCTTTAGCAAGGAACATTCGCTCACTGACAAGAGGAAAAAAGTCCAGTAAGCAACCTATAGCGATTTTACTTGGAGGGCAAAGTGGTGCTGGTAAGACTACAATTCATCGTATTAAACAGAAAGAATTTCAAGGAAATATTGTTATCATAGATGGCGATAGTTTTCGTTCTCAGCATCCACACTATTTAGAACTGCAGCAAGCATATGGCAAAGATAGTGTTGAATACACCAAAGATTTTGCAGGGAAAATGGTAGAGTCTTTAGTAACCGAATTGAGTCATTTGGGATACAATCTTTTGATAGAGGGAACTTTACGAACAATTGATGTTCCAAAGGAAACAGCACAACACTTGAAAAGTAAGGGATATGAAGTACAATTAGCCATAATCGCAACAAAGCCCGAATTGTCCTATCTGAGCACCCTTATCCGATACGAAGAATTGTACGCTATCAATCCAAATCAAGCACGCGCAACTCCAAAAGAACATCATGATTTCATTGTAAATCATCTAGTTGATAATACACGACAATTGGAAGAACTAGCTATCTTTGAAAGAATTCAAATTTATCAACGAGATAGAAGTTGTGTATATGATTCAAAAGAAAATACAGCTCCAGCAGCAGATATTCTTCAAGAGTTACTGTTTGGGGAGTGGAGTCAGGTAGAGAAAGAGATGTTGAAGGTGGGGGAAAAGAGACTTAATGAATTACTTGAAAAATAA
- a CDS encoding SAG1252 family conjugative relaxosome accessory protein: MGQEIKSIRKQFRITRQEEKQIKEMMREQKVDSFSEFLRQNLLKKNYQDRIFESWFSLWQSQKFEQISRDVYEVLVVARENHQVTQEHVSILLTCVQELIAEVNQEQPLSREFRKKYMG, from the coding sequence ATGGGACAAGAAATTAAATCAATCCGAAAGCAATTTAGAATTACGAGACAAGAAGAAAAACAGATAAAAGAAATGATGAGGGAACAAAAAGTGGATAGTTTCTCAGAATTTCTTCGTCAAAATTTATTGAAAAAGAATTATCAGGATAGAATTTTTGAAAGTTGGTTCTCCCTTTGGCAGTCTCAAAAGTTTGAACAGATTAGTCGAGATGTGTATGAAGTTCTGGTTGTCGCAAGAGAAAATCATCAAGTGACTCAAGAGCACGTTTCAATCTTATTGACTTGCGTTCAAGAATTGATTGCAGAAGTGAATCAAGAGCAGCCACTCAGTCGTGAGTTCCGTAAAAAATATATGGGGTAG